A region of Pseudomonas sp. Marseille-Q3773 DNA encodes the following proteins:
- a CDS encoding addiction module antidote protein, protein MTETFSEFDPAQYLTTPEAIAQFMTDALETGDAGYVAKAVGVVARAKGMSELAKETGLSREQLYRSFSEHGNPTLKSFLTVMKALGIDMTAQPHLAGHRSRPLN, encoded by the coding sequence TGACTGAAACCTTCTCTGAATTCGACCCCGCCCAGTACCTCACTACCCCTGAAGCAATCGCGCAGTTCATGACCGACGCACTCGAGACCGGCGATGCCGGCTATGTCGCCAAGGCTGTAGGCGTGGTAGCACGTGCAAAAGGCATGAGCGAGCTGGCGAAAGAAACCGGCCTGTCGCGCGAGCAGCTCTATCGGTCTTTCAGTGAGCATGGCAACCCGACTCTGAAATCGTTCCTGACCGTGATGAAGGCACTGGGCATAGACATGACGGCGCAGCCTCACCTCGCGGGCCATCGGTCAAGGCCGTTGAACTAA
- a CDS encoding DEAD/DEAH box helicase: protein MFSQFALHERLLKAVAELNFVEPTPVQAAAIPLALQGRDLRVTAQTGSGKTAAFVLPLLNRLVDLRERRVEIRALILLPTRELAQQTLKQVQLFAQFTYIKAGLVTGGEDFKEQAAMLRKVPDVLIGTPGRLLEQLNAGNLDLSHVQVLILDEADRMLDMGFAEDMERLCKECENRQQTLLFSATTGGAALRDIIGKVLKDPEHLMLNSVSQLAEGTRQQIITADHDQHKEQIVQWLLANETFDKAIIFTNTRALADRIYGHLVAKDVKAFVLHGEKDQKDRKLALERFKQGSSKVLVATDVAARGLDIDGLDLVINFDMPRSGDEYVHRVGRTGRAGGEGLAISLITHNDWNLMSSIERYLKQQFERRVIKEVKGTYNGPKKVKASGKAAGSKKKKVEKKSGDKKAAAKRKPSAKPKANAPLASADGLAPLKKRKAAAE, encoded by the coding sequence GTGTTCTCCCAATTCGCCCTGCACGAACGCCTGCTTAAAGCCGTGGCCGAGCTTAACTTTGTCGAGCCAACCCCGGTGCAGGCCGCGGCCATCCCCCTGGCCCTGCAAGGGCGTGACCTGCGCGTGACCGCACAGACCGGCAGCGGCAAGACCGCAGCCTTCGTGCTGCCACTGCTCAACCGCCTGGTCGACCTGCGCGAGCGCCGTGTGGAGATCCGCGCGCTGATCCTGCTGCCGACCCGTGAACTGGCCCAGCAAACCCTCAAGCAGGTGCAGCTGTTCGCGCAGTTCACCTATATCAAGGCCGGCCTGGTCACTGGTGGCGAAGACTTCAAGGAACAGGCCGCCATGCTGCGCAAGGTGCCGGACGTGCTGATCGGTACCCCCGGCCGCCTGCTCGAGCAGCTGAATGCCGGCAACCTCGACCTGTCCCATGTGCAGGTACTGATCCTCGACGAAGCCGACCGCATGCTCGACATGGGCTTCGCCGAAGACATGGAGCGCCTGTGCAAGGAGTGCGAGAACCGCCAGCAGACCCTGCTGTTCTCGGCCACCACCGGCGGTGCGGCGCTGCGCGATATCATCGGCAAGGTGCTGAAAGACCCAGAACACCTGATGCTCAATAGCGTCTCGCAGCTGGCCGAAGGCACCCGCCAGCAGATCATCACCGCCGACCACGACCAGCACAAAGAGCAGATCGTGCAGTGGCTGCTGGCCAACGAGACGTTCGACAAGGCGATCATCTTCACCAACACCCGCGCCCTGGCCGACCGCATCTACGGCCACCTGGTGGCCAAGGACGTGAAGGCCTTCGTGCTGCACGGCGAAAAGGACCAGAAGGACCGCAAGCTGGCCCTGGAACGCTTCAAGCAGGGCAGTTCCAAGGTGCTGGTGGCCACCGACGTGGCCGCCCGTGGCCTGGACATCGACGGCCTGGACCTGGTGATCAACTTCGACATGCCGCGCAGCGGTGACGAGTATGTGCACCGCGTGGGCCGTACTGGCCGTGCCGGTGGCGAAGGCCTGGCGATCTCGCTGATCACCCACAATGACTGGAACCTGATGTCGAGCATCGAGCGCTACCTCAAGCAGCAGTTCGAGCGCCGGGTGATCAAGGAAGTGAAGGGCACCTACAACGGGCCGAAGAAGGTCAAGGCCTCGGGCAAGGCGGCCGGCAGCAAGAAGAAAAAGGTCGAGAAGAAGTCGGGTGACAAGAAAGCCGCGGCCAAGCGCAAGCCAAGCGCCAAGCCGAAGGCCAATGCACCGCTGGCCAGCGCCGATGGCCTGGCGCCGTTGAAGAAGCGCAAGGCGGCGGCGGAGTAA
- a CDS encoding mechanosensitive ion channel family protein has protein sequence MDIQRIWRDSLDLWGTLDRHPMLHAAIGLAVLLLISLVIGRLARFLVLHGARLLARQPALRWLDDLRNNKVFHRLAQTTPSLVLQFGLKLVPELSDTAQHFLGNVALAFTLLFMTLALSCLLDALLDIYARTEHARTRSIKGYVQLAKMMLWIFAAIVIVATLIDRSPLLLLSGLGAMSAVLLLVYKDTLLSFVASVQLTSNDMLHVGDWIEMPQVGADGDVVDITLHTVKVQNFDKTIVSIPTWRLMSESFRNYRGMQQSGGRRIKRSLFIDAAGVRFLTREEEQRLSQVHLLADYLAAKRQELQRWNEAMGPVAELSANRRKLTNIGTFRAFALAYLKNHPNVHPNMTCMVRQMQTTAEGVPLEIYCFTTTTVWADYERIQGDIFDYLLAVLPEFGLSLYQQPSGNDMRVGLAGRTMPEPAPRRLEEMNEV, from the coding sequence ATGGATATCCAACGAATCTGGCGTGACTCCCTCGACCTGTGGGGCACCCTCGACCGCCATCCGATGCTGCACGCGGCCATTGGCCTGGCGGTGCTGCTGCTGATCTCCCTGGTCATCGGCCGCCTGGCGCGCTTCCTGGTGCTGCATGGCGCCCGCCTGCTGGCCCGCCAGCCAGCGCTGAGGTGGCTGGACGACTTGCGCAACAACAAGGTCTTCCACCGCCTGGCCCAGACCACGCCGTCGCTGGTGCTGCAGTTCGGCCTGAAACTGGTGCCGGAGCTGTCCGATACCGCCCAGCACTTCCTCGGCAATGTCGCCCTGGCCTTCACCCTGCTGTTCATGACCCTGGCGCTGTCGTGCCTGCTGGATGCCCTGCTCGACATCTACGCCCGCACCGAACACGCCCGCACCCGCTCGATCAAGGGCTACGTGCAACTGGCCAAGATGATGCTGTGGATCTTCGCCGCCATCGTCATCGTCGCCACCCTGATCGACCGCTCACCGCTGTTGCTGCTGTCGGGCCTGGGTGCGATGTCGGCGGTGCTGCTGTTGGTGTACAAGGACACCCTGCTGTCGTTCGTCGCCAGCGTGCAGCTGACCAGCAACGACATGCTGCACGTGGGTGACTGGATCGAAATGCCGCAGGTGGGCGCCGATGGCGATGTGGTCGATATCACCCTGCACACGGTGAAGGTGCAGAACTTCGACAAGACCATCGTCTCCATCCCCACCTGGCGCCTGATGAGCGAGTCGTTCCGCAATTACCGCGGCATGCAGCAGTCCGGTGGCCGGCGCATCAAGCGCAGCCTGTTCATCGACGCCGCCGGGGTGCGCTTCCTCACCCGCGAAGAAGAACAGCGCCTGAGCCAGGTGCACCTGCTGGCCGACTACCTGGCCGCCAAGCGCCAGGAGCTGCAGCGCTGGAACGAGGCCATGGGCCCGGTAGCCGAGTTGTCGGCCAACCGCCGCAAGCTCACCAATATCGGTACCTTCCGCGCCTTTGCCCTGGCCTACCTGAAGAACCACCCCAACGTGCACCCGAACATGACCTGCATGGTGCGACAGATGCAGACCACCGCCGAGGGCGTGCCGCTGGAGATCTACTGCTTTACCACTACGACGGTGTGGGCGGATTACGAGCGGATCCAGGGGGATATCTTCGATTACTTGCTGGCGGTGTTGCCGGAGTTCGGGCTGAGCTTGTATCAGCAGCCGAGTGGCAATGACATGCGGGTGGGTTTGGCGGGGCGTACGATGCCAGAGCCGGCGCCGCGCCGGCTTGAAGAAATGAACGAGGTTTGA
- a CDS encoding DUF3077 domain-containing protein, with protein sequence MAIEETPVTVGKTTFYQGENQTHPLFRIEPGIPCQNAREQASELMGYARDLSIDGLMEDKPQLLWASHYLCALAKALLDDAELGMMKSAENRSPAAPL encoded by the coding sequence ATGGCCATCGAAGAAACCCCAGTCACGGTGGGCAAAACCACCTTCTACCAAGGCGAAAACCAGACCCATCCTCTGTTTCGCATCGAGCCAGGCATCCCTTGCCAGAATGCTCGCGAACAGGCTTCAGAACTGATGGGCTATGCCCGCGACTTATCCATCGACGGACTGATGGAAGACAAACCCCAGCTACTCTGGGCCTCGCACTACCTCTGCGCCTTGGCCAAGGCCCTGCTCGATGATGCCGAACTTGGCATGATGAAAAGCGCTGAGAACCGCAGTCCAGCCGCGCCACTCTGA
- a CDS encoding DUF6119 family protein, producing the protein MPNTYNIYKVKHHKINELKEKLKSVGLIEQKTIPTPNYSKTFYFSENIKGNDIWWWNTYREFFNDNVKEPKNTFNFGMLLCQNLEDQEQIYAVSLGKSHFYLSKFIHLDFGIDLAIRVADENTILLKKSRYFTGTKRQDVSSYQRFQIDSYEAGESVDHLKLKAANKDIWGDRNIIFADSIQMDMDKQPLELSAIFQQIDESFRGEKIIHLPKLESVDAEAASELDKLLLNHLKNADGEVLIEEFQVHGIAICFSFHDYDYEIKAKVDKGNYRQVLGNTIDIQAISEFLVAHADITDINNISVQFKSEDSGRFTRPLKEILDCPIEYEDQHYFLKSGEWFVFNQTFMSYLKRSLGNIEVKLEEPLVESAFIVWQTEKRENANPEDDKIDYREAYFNQKICKDRDYELLDRVLTDIKSLEQKRRNYQVEVADLYNNGEIISVKISKKKPELIYNIEQSRDAITLIKNKTIKFDKEFNSAALWFVFEDIVEKITDVNSIQFLLAVESWHKLVKSHGLTPRIYISKHERDVEKKRKKKA; encoded by the coding sequence ATGCCAAATACCTATAATATTTACAAAGTTAAACACCACAAAATCAACGAGCTAAAGGAAAAGCTTAAATCTGTAGGCCTGATCGAACAAAAAACAATCCCCACTCCAAATTACTCCAAGACGTTTTATTTCTCAGAAAACATCAAAGGTAATGATATCTGGTGGTGGAACACATACAGAGAGTTCTTCAACGACAACGTGAAAGAGCCAAAAAATACCTTTAATTTTGGCATGCTACTATGCCAAAACCTAGAAGACCAGGAGCAAATCTACGCAGTGAGCTTGGGGAAGTCTCACTTCTATCTATCCAAATTCATTCACCTTGATTTCGGAATTGATCTTGCGATACGCGTTGCAGATGAAAATACAATCCTACTAAAAAAAAGCCGTTATTTCACTGGTACAAAGCGCCAAGACGTGTCCTCTTATCAGCGCTTCCAGATCGATAGCTATGAAGCAGGCGAGTCGGTCGACCACTTGAAACTCAAGGCCGCCAACAAGGATATTTGGGGCGATCGCAACATAATTTTTGCCGATTCCATTCAGATGGACATGGATAAACAACCTTTGGAATTATCGGCAATCTTTCAACAGATTGATGAAAGTTTTCGTGGTGAAAAAATCATTCACCTACCTAAGCTTGAATCTGTAGATGCTGAAGCAGCAAGTGAACTTGATAAACTACTGCTCAATCACCTCAAAAATGCGGACGGCGAAGTTCTTATTGAAGAATTTCAGGTGCACGGGATAGCGATATGCTTTAGCTTCCATGATTACGACTATGAAATCAAGGCAAAAGTAGACAAGGGTAATTATCGCCAGGTTCTAGGCAACACCATTGACATCCAGGCCATATCAGAGTTTCTGGTGGCTCACGCTGATATCACCGATATTAACAATATCTCCGTTCAATTCAAAAGCGAAGACTCAGGTCGATTCACACGCCCCCTAAAAGAGATTCTAGACTGTCCAATTGAATATGAAGATCAGCATTACTTCCTTAAAAGTGGCGAATGGTTCGTCTTCAATCAGACGTTCATGTCCTACTTAAAACGATCTCTAGGCAATATTGAAGTAAAACTGGAGGAGCCACTGGTCGAGTCTGCATTCATTGTCTGGCAAACAGAAAAGCGGGAAAATGCGAACCCAGAAGATGACAAAATCGACTATCGCGAGGCCTATTTCAATCAAAAAATATGTAAAGACCGGGACTATGAACTCCTAGACAGGGTTCTGACAGACATTAAGTCACTTGAACAGAAAAGGCGGAACTACCAGGTAGAAGTTGCCGACCTCTACAATAACGGCGAAATAATATCGGTAAAAATCTCCAAGAAAAAACCAGAACTAATCTACAATATCGAGCAATCCCGGGACGCTATCACCTTAATAAAAAACAAGACAATCAAATTTGACAAGGAATTCAACAGCGCCGCTCTTTGGTTTGTATTTGAAGACATTGTAGAAAAAATAACCGATGTAAACTCTATCCAATTCCTTCTAGCTGTAGAATCCTGGCATAAATTAGTCAAAAGCCATGGACTCACCCCTAGGATCTACATATCTAAACACGAAAGAGACGTTGAGAAAAAAAGAAAGAAAAAGGCGTAA
- a CDS encoding GNAT family N-acetyltransferase: MEYHIRPATSKDAAAISRVALAALRESNSQDYPPDVIAQVERSFSLEVVTAQLTKRMVFVALLGEKIIGTAGLDADVVRSVFVDPAHQKVGVGRHLMKVIHATAVRAGVGTVRVASSITAEKFYAALGYQRIRDEFYGVERTIVMEKRL; this comes from the coding sequence ATGGAATATCACATTCGCCCGGCCACGAGCAAAGATGCAGCAGCGATTAGCCGAGTAGCTTTAGCCGCACTGCGTGAGTCAAACTCACAGGATTACCCACCTGATGTGATCGCTCAGGTTGAGCGAAGCTTTTCTCTTGAAGTCGTGACAGCACAACTGACTAAGCGTATGGTCTTCGTGGCTTTACTTGGCGAAAAAATTATAGGCACTGCCGGTCTCGACGCTGACGTAGTCAGAAGTGTTTTCGTTGACCCGGCTCACCAAAAAGTCGGTGTCGGACGGCATTTGATGAAGGTCATTCATGCAACCGCTGTCCGCGCCGGTGTTGGCACTGTACGTGTGGCATCGTCGATTACAGCAGAAAAGTTTTATGCCGCTTTGGGTTATCAGAGAATTCGCGACGAGTTTTATGGGGTAGAGCGCACCATCGTTATGGAAAAACGGCTCTAG
- a CDS encoding cytosine permease produces the protein MKLETRSIEFVPHAERYGTPKRLFTIWFSSNFQITALMVGTLGVASGLSLGWTLLGLLVGNLIGTVFMAAHSAQGPHLGVPQMIQSRAQFGVHGAALPLLVMVTAAVLFLAASGVLMRNALQALVPMSDDQAIVVVGVLTFVIGFVGYELIHRLGAWMSLLSTLVFAGALVLILLHPGDMATTTAVSTGFSFTAFNLIVAQSASWTLGYGPYVADYSRYLPANVNPRATFWATYCGCALGSFAMMALGALVAVELPSALGHDPATAIAALFGPWAPLALAVIALGVIQYNVLCLYSAYMSSVTIFGAFKTIRRVTATAKALVMAGLTAAATVIAIATQYNFDTFFADILIGQLYLLIPWSAINLVDYYWVCRGDYDVGALYDAKGRYGCFNRRSLAVYAVSIIGTIPFMKLSFYTGFVAEWLGADISWAMGLILAGALYCMVHGRENKPLLATKECASLTRP, from the coding sequence GTGAAGCTAGAAACGCGAAGTATCGAATTTGTCCCACACGCTGAGCGTTATGGTACGCCCAAACGGTTGTTCACCATCTGGTTCAGCTCCAACTTCCAGATCACCGCCCTGATGGTCGGCACCCTGGGCGTCGCCTCGGGGCTGAGCCTGGGCTGGACCTTGCTCGGCCTGTTGGTCGGCAACCTGATCGGCACCGTGTTCATGGCCGCGCACTCTGCCCAGGGCCCGCACCTGGGCGTGCCCCAGATGATCCAGAGCCGGGCCCAGTTCGGCGTCCACGGTGCGGCGCTTCCGCTGTTGGTGATGGTCACCGCCGCCGTCCTGTTCCTCGCCGCCAGCGGCGTGCTGATGCGCAATGCCCTGCAGGCCCTGGTGCCGATGAGCGATGACCAGGCCATCGTGGTGGTCGGGGTACTCACCTTTGTCATCGGCTTTGTCGGCTACGAACTCATCCACCGCCTGGGGGCCTGGATGAGCCTGTTGTCCACGCTGGTGTTTGCCGGCGCCCTGGTGCTGATCCTGCTGCACCCTGGCGACATGGCAACCACGACGGCGGTGAGTACCGGCTTTTCGTTCACCGCATTCAACCTGATCGTGGCCCAGTCGGCCTCATGGACGCTGGGCTATGGCCCCTATGTGGCCGACTATTCGCGTTACCTCCCGGCCAACGTCAACCCGCGCGCGACGTTCTGGGCCACCTACTGCGGTTGTGCGCTGGGCTCCTTCGCCATGATGGCACTGGGCGCGCTGGTGGCCGTGGAACTGCCGTCGGCCCTGGGCCATGACCCGGCCACAGCCATCGCCGCCTTGTTTGGCCCGTGGGCGCCGTTGGCGCTGGCAGTGATCGCGCTGGGGGTGATCCAGTACAACGTCCTGTGTCTGTACAGCGCCTACATGTCGTCGGTCACCATCTTTGGCGCGTTCAAGACCATCCGCCGCGTGACTGCGACGGCCAAGGCGTTGGTAATGGCTGGCCTGACCGCAGCGGCAACGGTGATTGCCATCGCCACCCAGTACAATTTCGATACGTTCTTTGCCGACATCCTGATCGGCCAGCTATACCTGCTGATCCCATGGAGCGCGATCAACCTGGTGGATTACTACTGGGTGTGCCGTGGCGACTATGATGTTGGGGCGCTGTATGACGCCAAGGGGCGGTACGGCTGCTTCAATCGTCGGAGCCTGGCGGTGTATGCGGTTTCGATCATCGGTACCATCCCGTTCATGAAGCTGTCGTTCTACACGGGCTTCGTGGCTGAGTGGCTGGGGGCGGACATTAGCTGGGCGATGGGGCTGATCCTGGCTGGGGCGCTGTATTGCATGGTCCACGGCCGTGAGAACAAGCCATTGTTGGCAACCAAGGAATGCGCTTCCCTGACGCGGCCTTGA
- a CDS encoding carboxylate/amino acid/amine transporter, protein MGYLIIVALIQAFSFSLIGEYLAGHVDSYFAVLARVVLAGLVFLPLTRWRQVEPRFMRSMLLIGALQYGITYVCLYLSFRVLTVPEVLLFTILTPLHVTLIEDAMNRRFNPWALVAALVAVAGAAVIRFDTISGEFFIGFLLLQLANFTYAAGQVLYRHLVARHPSDLPHYKRFGYFYLGALIVVLPAFLLFGNAQHLPSTDVQWLVLLFLGLCPTALGLYWWNKGACLVSGATLAVMNNLHVPVGLLLNLLIWNQHEPLGRLLLGGAVILASVWMSRLGSLPLSGKAWRR, encoded by the coding sequence ATGGGCTACCTGATAATCGTCGCGCTGATCCAGGCGTTTTCCTTCAGCCTGATCGGCGAGTACCTGGCCGGGCACGTCGACAGCTACTTCGCCGTGCTCGCGCGCGTGGTGCTGGCTGGCCTGGTGTTCCTGCCACTGACCCGCTGGCGCCAGGTCGAACCACGCTTCATGCGCTCGATGCTGCTGATCGGCGCGTTGCAGTACGGCATCACCTACGTCTGCCTGTACCTCAGCTTCCGTGTGCTTACCGTCCCGGAGGTGCTGCTGTTCACCATCCTCACGCCATTGCACGTGACCCTGATCGAAGATGCCATGAACCGCCGCTTCAACCCCTGGGCCCTGGTGGCAGCGCTGGTGGCGGTGGCCGGCGCTGCGGTGATCCGCTTCGACACCATCAGCGGCGAGTTCTTCATCGGCTTCCTGCTGCTGCAACTGGCCAACTTCACCTACGCCGCCGGCCAGGTGCTGTACCGCCACCTGGTCGCACGCCACCCCAGCGACCTGCCGCACTACAAGCGCTTCGGCTACTTCTATCTGGGCGCGCTGATCGTGGTGTTGCCAGCGTTCCTGCTGTTCGGCAACGCCCAGCACCTGCCGAGCACCGACGTGCAGTGGCTGGTGTTGCTGTTCCTCGGCCTGTGCCCGACGGCACTGGGCCTGTACTGGTGGAACAAGGGCGCCTGCCTGGTTTCCGGCGCGACGCTGGCGGTGATGAACAACCTGCATGTGCCGGTTGGGTTGCTGCTGAACCTGCTGATCTGGAACCAGCACGAGCCATTGGGCCGGCTGTTGCTCGGCGGGGCGGTGATCCTGGCGTCGGTGTGGATGAGCCGCCTGGGTAGCCTGCCGTTATCAGGCAAGGCATGGCGCCGCTAG
- a CDS encoding FMN-dependent NADH-azoreductase: MSRVLIIESSARQQDSVSRQLTRDFIQQWQAAHPADQISVRDLAVNPVPHLDANLLGGWMKPEEQRSAAELEALARSNELTDELLAADVLVMAAPMYNFTIPSTLKAWLDHVLRAGITFKYTPTGPQGLLTGKRAIVLTARGGIHAGASSDHQEPYLRQVMAFIGIHDVDFIHAEGLNMSGEFHEKGVNQAKARLAAVA, encoded by the coding sequence ATGTCCCGCGTACTGATCATCGAAAGCAGCGCCCGTCAGCAGGATTCCGTTTCCCGTCAGCTGACCCGTGATTTCATCCAGCAATGGCAGGCCGCCCACCCGGCCGACCAGATCAGCGTGCGTGACCTGGCGGTGAACCCGGTGCCGCATCTGGACGCCAACCTGCTGGGTGGCTGGATGAAGCCCGAAGAGCAGCGCAGCGCCGCCGAGCTGGAGGCCCTGGCCCGCTCCAACGAGCTGACCGATGAACTGCTCGCCGCTGACGTGCTGGTGATGGCTGCGCCGATGTACAACTTCACCATCCCCAGTACGCTGAAGGCCTGGCTGGACCACGTGCTGCGTGCCGGCATCACCTTCAAGTACACCCCCACCGGCCCACAGGGCTTGCTGACAGGCAAGCGTGCCATTGTCCTGACGGCCCGTGGCGGCATCCACGCCGGCGCCAGCAGCGACCACCAGGAACCGTACCTGCGCCAGGTCATGGCCTTCATCGGCATTCACGATGTCGACTTCATCCACGCCGAAGGCCTGAACATGAGCGGCGAGTTCCACGAGAAAGGCGTGAACCAGGCCAAGGCCCGGCTGGCCGCGGTCGCCTGA
- a CDS encoding 3-phosphoglycerate kinase, whose product MKKCCAAILMCLPLGAMAYPIDVEKELTGVKLDYTAYDTAYDIGAITLNNYGQVPAACKVTFRNGPEAPRVRRVNVPAGKSVDVTAKFNRQIIKLRIALNCNAE is encoded by the coding sequence ATGAAGAAATGTTGTGCGGCAATACTGATGTGCCTGCCCCTCGGGGCCATGGCTTATCCCATCGATGTGGAAAAGGAACTGACCGGGGTCAAGCTCGACTACACCGCCTACGACACGGCTTACGACATTGGCGCCATCACCCTGAACAACTATGGGCAGGTGCCGGCTGCATGCAAGGTCACCTTCCGCAATGGCCCGGAGGCGCCCCGGGTGCGGCGGGTGAACGTACCGGCCGGTAAAAGCGTCGATGTCACCGCCAAGTTCAACCGGCAGATCATCAAGCTACGGATCGCCTTGAACTGCAACGCGGAATAA
- a CDS encoding LysR family transcriptional regulator — translation MKAPRVTLDQWRTLQAVVDHGGFAQAAEALHRSQSSVSYTVARMQEQLGVPLLRIDGRKAVLTEAGNVLLRRSRHLVKQASQLEDLAHHMEQGWEAEVRLVVDAAYPSARLVRALAAFMPQSRGCRVRLREEVLSGVEEVMHEGIADLAISSYSIGGYLGAELSAVEFVAVAHPEHSLHRLGRELTFQDLESQLQVVIRDSGRAQPRDVGWLGAEQRWTVGSLGTAATFVSSGLGFAWLPRHMIERELREGVLKPLPLDQGGSRHPLFYLYSSKEKTLGPATQILIDLLRNFDTAPLDVPFAAPAQA, via the coding sequence ATGAAAGCGCCGCGCGTAACCCTTGACCAGTGGCGAACCCTGCAGGCAGTGGTCGATCACGGCGGGTTTGCCCAGGCCGCCGAGGCTTTGCACCGCTCACAGTCGTCGGTCAGCTACACCGTGGCGCGCATGCAGGAGCAACTGGGCGTGCCGCTGCTGCGTATCGATGGCCGCAAGGCCGTGCTCACCGAGGCTGGCAATGTGCTGCTGCGCCGTTCGCGCCACCTGGTCAAGCAGGCCAGCCAGCTCGAAGACCTCGCCCACCACATGGAGCAGGGCTGGGAAGCCGAGGTGCGCCTGGTGGTCGACGCCGCCTACCCCAGCGCCCGCCTGGTGCGCGCCCTGGCCGCGTTCATGCCGCAGAGCCGTGGCTGCCGGGTGCGCCTGCGTGAAGAAGTACTGTCCGGGGTCGAGGAAGTGATGCACGAAGGCATCGCCGACCTGGCCATCAGCAGCTACAGCATCGGCGGCTACCTGGGTGCCGAACTGAGCGCGGTGGAGTTCGTCGCCGTCGCCCACCCGGAACACAGCCTGCACCGCCTGGGCCGCGAGCTCACCTTCCAGGACCTGGAAAGCCAGTTGCAGGTGGTGATCCGCGACTCCGGCCGCGCCCAGCCGCGCGATGTCGGCTGGCTGGGTGCCGAGCAGCGCTGGACAGTCGGCAGCCTGGGCACCGCCGCCACCTTCGTCAGCAGTGGCCTGGGCTTCGCCTGGCTGCCCCGGCACATGATCGAGCGCGAGCTGCGCGAAGGTGTGCTCAAGCCGTTGCCGCTGGACCAGGGTGGCAGCCGCCACCCACTGTTCTACCTTTACTCCAGCAAAGAGAAGACCCTGGGCCCGGCGACGCAGATCCTCATCGACCTGCTGCGCAATTTCGACACCGCGCCACTGGACGTGCCCTTCGCAGCCCCCGCCCAAGCCTGA